The following coding sequences are from one Syntrophomonadaceae bacterium window:
- a CDS encoding ATP-binding cassette domain-containing protein yields the protein MIRKITVMGGLNKSGELEPIPMVEIEPGEIVAVVGPTGSGKSQLISDIEYWADGDTPSRRQILINGLLPGAYAAQSALRRLVAEISQNMNFVIDMSVRDFLVLHAQSRLIDNAENMALEVVDCANQLTGEPLRMDDSLTSLSGGQSRALMVADVALLSNAPIVLVDEIENAGINRLEALKLLAGQGKVVLVVTHDPMLALLADKRVVMKNGGMSRLLTVSPNEKVLLSRLLQTDKVLCELRERIRQGGELNQEMIKEAVYLHGQCISA from the coding sequence ATGATTAGAAAAATAACAGTCATGGGAGGGCTTAACAAAAGCGGTGAGCTTGAGCCCATTCCAATGGTAGAGATTGAGCCCGGCGAGATTGTGGCAGTGGTTGGGCCTACCGGTTCCGGAAAAAGCCAGCTGATTTCAGACATCGAGTACTGGGCGGATGGGGATACGCCCTCGCGGCGGCAGATCCTGATTAACGGCCTGTTGCCAGGAGCATATGCCGCTCAATCAGCCTTGCGCAGGCTGGTAGCCGAGATTTCCCAGAATATGAATTTTGTCATTGATATGTCAGTAAGGGATTTCCTGGTTTTGCATGCCCAAAGCCGGCTGATTGATAATGCTGAAAACATGGCCCTGGAAGTGGTGGACTGTGCTAACCAGCTAACGGGAGAGCCGTTAAGAATGGACGACAGCCTGACTTCTTTAAGCGGGGGGCAGTCCCGGGCCTTGATGGTGGCCGATGTTGCGCTTCTAAGCAATGCCCCCATCGTGTTGGTCGATGAAATTGAAAATGCCGGCATCAACCGCCTGGAGGCTTTAAAGCTGCTGGCCGGACAGGGAAAGGTGGTGTTAGTGGTCACCCATGATCCGATGCTGGCGCTTTTAGCGGACAAAAGGGTAGTGATGAAAAATGGCGGGATGAGCAGGTTGTTGACTGTCAGCCCCAATGAAAAGGTGCTGCTCAGCCGGTTGCTGCAAACAGACAAAGTGTTATGTGAACTGAGGGAAAGGATCCGTCAGGGCGGAGAATTAAATCAAGAAATGATCAAGGAGGCGGTATATCTACATGGCCAGTGTATTTCTGCATAG
- a CDS encoding ABC transporter permease subunit — protein MRASIGSLNRLFYLVGLAIILLVWEILAIRIAAGGLPHLNTVMDSLIHLAETGKLWQHLAVSWHRSLTGFAIGAALGFFAGAAAGFSKPLYYLLKPLIGALLTFPAVIVVMLAMVWFGVGSGVAIFITALFTFPIMYISVVEGVGLIDEHLLEMAAVYRISKWCLWWSVYLPALATAILAGFAFAAGTAFRKTVMAELLGSNDGVGYAMAMTRFSLDTAELFAWVAVCLLVVAGIELAIVKPVARHLQRWRLPGKIMKAGFGE, from the coding sequence ATGCGGGCTTCTATTGGCAGCCTAAATAGGCTCTTTTATTTGGTGGGGTTAGCAATTATCTTGCTGGTATGGGAGATACTGGCCATTAGAATTGCTGCTGGAGGTTTGCCGCACCTGAATACGGTTATGGACAGCCTGATCCATCTGGCTGAAACAGGTAAACTATGGCAACATCTTGCGGTTTCCTGGCACAGGTCTTTAACCGGATTTGCCATTGGCGCAGCGCTCGGTTTCTTTGCCGGCGCTGCTGCGGGTTTCAGCAAGCCTCTTTATTATCTGCTTAAGCCTTTGATCGGGGCATTGTTAACCTTTCCGGCTGTGATCGTGGTGATGCTGGCAATGGTGTGGTTCGGGGTAGGCTCCGGGGTGGCCATCTTTATCACCGCCCTTTTTACCTTTCCGATCATGTATATCAGTGTAGTAGAAGGGGTGGGGTTAATCGACGAACATCTCCTTGAGATGGCGGCGGTTTACCGTATTTCAAAGTGGTGCTTGTGGTGGAGTGTTTACCTGCCGGCTCTGGCCACCGCAATTTTAGCCGGCTTTGCTTTTGCTGCCGGCACAGCCTTTCGTAAGACAGTTATGGCAGAGCTCCTGGGGAGTAACGACGGGGTGGGCTATGCCATGGCTATGACCCGGTTCAGCCTGGATACAGCTGAGCTTTTCGCCTGGGTGGCAGTCTGCTTGCTGGTAGTCGCCGGGATAGAATTAGCAATAGTAAAGCCGGTCGCCAGGCATTTGCAGCGGTGGAGACTGCCGGGTAAAATAATGAAGGCGGGTTTTGGCGAATGA
- a CDS encoding ABC transporter substrate-binding protein, translating to MASVFLHSPLNINLSLAEMVKAAAREIGAKHDTLIEVKSATCYQREDGLLPLTATQMEDMIITYGSDFATIGRAGARDVFCPCPGQFPLREELTSRGLADPEGYFHPIFLIPLIIIYNRQLITEKEVPQTWEDLLDARWHGRILFPERHLPASRAILALLQHLFPDRFQAFLANIVFKGSPVDVKNAVDEGQFPLGINKVSFARYARHKNVAMIWPAEGAFCLPNIMAWKQGADAALLDLGQYLRSVPVQDFFLRQGYIPVIDGLPMLPEAELNDCRLLWRGWDWFFDLARTGIAQ from the coding sequence ATGGCCAGTGTATTTCTGCATAGTCCGTTAAATATAAATCTTTCTTTAGCCGAAATGGTGAAAGCGGCTGCCCGGGAGATTGGGGCCAAACATGACACTTTAATCGAGGTTAAGTCCGCAACCTGCTATCAGCGGGAAGATGGACTGCTGCCCTTAACTGCCACCCAGATGGAGGACATGATTATTACTTACGGCAGTGACTTTGCCACAATTGGCAGAGCAGGGGCGCGGGATGTGTTTTGTCCCTGCCCGGGGCAATTTCCCTTGCGCGAAGAATTAACTTCCAGGGGCCTGGCTGACCCGGAAGGGTATTTTCATCCCATATTTCTGATTCCCCTGATCATCATCTATAACCGGCAGCTAATCACAGAGAAAGAGGTGCCGCAAACATGGGAGGATCTGCTGGATGCAAGATGGCACGGCAGGATATTGTTTCCTGAGCGGCATCTGCCTGCCAGCAGGGCGATTTTAGCCTTGTTGCAGCATCTCTTCCCAGACCGTTTTCAAGCTTTTTTGGCAAATATTGTTTTCAAGGGTTCTCCGGTAGATGTGAAAAATGCTGTGGACGAAGGCCAATTTCCTTTGGGCATCAATAAGGTTTCTTTTGCCAGGTATGCCCGCCATAAGAACGTAGCCATGATCTGGCCCGCCGAAGGGGCATTTTGCCTTCCCAATATCATGGCCTGGAAACAGGGGGCGGATGCGGCCTTGCTGGATTTAGGGCAATACTTGCGCTCAGTGCCGGTACAGGATTTTTTTCTCAGGCAAGGCTATATCCCTGTGATCGATGGGCTGCCAATGCTGCCGGAAGCCGAATTGAACGATTGCCGTTTACTATGGAGGGGGTGGGACTGGTTTTTTGATCTTGCCAGAACTGGCATAGCCCAGTAA
- a CDS encoding PhnD/SsuA/transferrin family substrate-binding protein, protein MLQNRFLKVFLLVLAVLLLATASGENAMATGRDVTVRIDGRPVVFDVAPQIVRERVMVPLKAIAGISGAAVDWDAARRTVTVEKGGNRIVLTVGSDKATHNGRQVALDSPVVIAGGRTLVPLRFISETLGYGVTWDGKARRVSLTSRLDRLNLLGPIAPLTFPFLRLMDTDALSSITSQTQVHIARTVDMLRAQALTGEMHFAAMPTYVAANLYNRGIKLKLVNVSVWGNLYIVGEGGAPVKSLADLKGQRLIIPSRGDTPDLVFRFLAAGKGLDIARDLQIEYVPSPMEAAGLLATGRARFAVLSEPAATSALQRARQEGRTLERLIPLRKVWGEVTRTADRMPQAGIVALPAITGRDDLIKAFNEAYSQAATWALSNPDGMGALAEKGIEGLRAPAAASALQFSELRAIPAIEVRPELEFYFSRLQELAPDIIGGKLPDAGFYWQPK, encoded by the coding sequence ATGCTTCAAAACAGGTTCCTTAAAGTATTTCTGCTTGTATTGGCAGTGCTTTTGCTGGCAACTGCGTCAGGCGAAAATGCCATGGCTACCGGCAGGGATGTCACCGTTAGAATAGACGGGCGGCCGGTGGTGTTTGATGTGGCCCCGCAAATAGTCAGGGAAAGGGTGATGGTGCCGCTAAAAGCGATTGCCGGTATTTCCGGAGCTGCAGTGGACTGGGATGCTGCAAGGAGAACGGTAACAGTCGAAAAAGGCGGCAACAGGATCGTCCTGACCGTTGGCTCAGATAAGGCCACCCATAATGGCCGGCAAGTCGCGCTGGACTCCCCGGTGGTCATAGCAGGCGGGCGCACCCTGGTTCCATTAAGGTTTATCAGTGAGACCCTGGGCTATGGGGTAACGTGGGACGGCAAGGCCAGGAGGGTTTCCCTGACGAGCAGGCTGGACCGGCTAAACCTTCTCGGGCCGATAGCTCCGCTGACCTTTCCTTTCCTGCGTCTTATGGATACCGATGCTTTAAGTAGTATCACCAGCCAGACTCAAGTGCACATTGCCCGTACGGTTGATATGCTGCGGGCACAGGCTCTAACTGGAGAGATGCACTTTGCGGCCATGCCTACATATGTGGCGGCAAACCTGTATAACAGGGGGATCAAACTCAAACTGGTCAATGTTTCTGTCTGGGGGAACCTCTATATCGTCGGCGAGGGAGGAGCGCCGGTTAAATCCTTGGCGGATCTTAAAGGGCAAAGGCTCATCATTCCTTCCAGAGGAGACACCCCCGATCTTGTTTTCCGTTTCCTGGCAGCTGGCAAAGGCTTGGATATTGCCAGGGATTTACAGATCGAGTACGTCCCTTCACCGATGGAGGCGGCAGGCCTATTGGCAACGGGCAGGGCCAGGTTTGCCGTGTTATCCGAGCCTGCCGCGACTTCAGCCCTGCAGAGGGCCCGCCAGGAGGGGCGGACTCTGGAAAGGTTGATCCCATTGCGGAAAGTGTGGGGAGAGGTGACAAGAACTGCCGACCGGATGCCCCAGGCCGGCATCGTAGCCTTGCCTGCGATTACTGGCCGGGATGACCTGATTAAGGCCTTCAACGAAGCCTACAGCCAGGCAGCTACCTGGGCCTTATCAAACCCGGACGGAATGGGAGCCCTGGCCGAAAAGGGGATCGAGGGCTTAAGAGCCCCGGCGGCAGCAAGCGCCCTGCAGTTTTCTGAGCTGAGAGCGATTCCTGCCATCGAAGTCAGGCCGGAGCTGGAGTTTTACTTTAGCCGGTTACAGGAATTAGCACCTGATATTATCGGAGGGAAATTGCCAGATGCGGGCTTCTATTGGCAGCCTAAATAG
- a CDS encoding Crp/Fnr family transcriptional regulator, with protein MDSMIRLLNKCCLFSHLSVAEIEGLLRDVASSIRCYKKNEVIFSPHYPADTLGIILKGSIDAQKIFASGKVITVSRRFPYDLIADVSVFANINYYPSTVLACENSHIWLINKANLLKLFARDHRIMVKFLETVSNRALALNNVIEILSLNSVPAKIAYFLTMEQKKQKNSTITLKFPKKSLAEQINVSRPTLSRELKKMQLMGIISCHKRTIKIHSLEKLADLCPH; from the coding sequence TTGGACAGTATGATCCGGCTGCTCAATAAATGCTGCCTGTTTAGCCACTTATCTGTTGCGGAGATAGAAGGACTATTAAGGGATGTTGCCTCCAGCATCAGATGCTACAAAAAAAATGAGGTGATATTTTCACCTCATTATCCGGCAGACACCTTGGGGATTATCTTGAAAGGAAGCATTGACGCGCAGAAAATTTTTGCCTCTGGAAAAGTTATCACAGTAAGCAGAAGGTTTCCCTACGATCTGATTGCCGACGTTTCCGTCTTTGCCAACATTAATTACTATCCCTCTACTGTTTTGGCCTGTGAAAACAGCCACATCTGGCTGATAAATAAAGCTAATCTCTTAAAATTATTTGCCAGGGATCACAGGATCATGGTTAAATTTTTAGAGACTGTCTCCAACAGGGCTTTAGCCCTCAATAATGTGATTGAAATTCTGTCTTTAAATTCTGTCCCGGCTAAAATAGCCTATTTTCTAACAATGGAACAGAAAAAGCAAAAAAACAGCACCATCACGCTCAAGTTTCCCAAAAAATCTTTGGCTGAGCAGATCAATGTATCAAGGCCTACTCTATCCAGGGAGTTGAAAAAGATGCAGCTTATGGGCATCATTTCTTGCCATAAAAGAACCATTAAAATCCATAGCTTAGAAAAATTGGCGGACCTCTGCCCCCATTAA